In the genome of Trichomycterus rosablanca isolate fTriRos1 chromosome 24, fTriRos1.hap1, whole genome shotgun sequence, one region contains:
- the hoxc13b gene encoding homeobox protein Hox-C13b — MEGLSGNCPASHCRELISHPGLGRHSGTLMPHQSSIYPEISSQEGGRQCPGPQTPSSAASLGYSYPYPYYECRLSHSHGVNVQKTYHPAEKYTEPGEELSNRAKELAFYQGFAGSYQTVPGYLDVAVMPGIGAHPEVRHESLIPMDGYNHWALSNTWDGQVCFSKEQSQQSHLWKSPFPEVVPLQPEVSSYRRGRKKRVPYTKMQLKELEKEYASNKFITKDKRRRISTVTNLSERQVTIWFQNRRVKEKKIVCKPKSGGHVHAN; from the exons ATGGAGGGACTGAGCGGGAACTGTCCTGCTTCTCATTGCAGGGAGCTGATATCTCACCCCGGACTAGGTCGACACTCTGGGACTCTCATGCCCCACCAGAGCTCCATATACCCCGAGATCTCATCTCAGGAGGGCGGAAGGCAATGTCCCGGGCCTCAGACACCGTCATCTGCGGCGTCTTTGGGTTATAGTTACCCTTACCCCTACTACGAATGCAGGTTGAGCCATTCTCACGGAGTGAACGTCCAGAAGACCTACCACCCAGCCGAGAAATACACCGAACCCGGCGAGGAGCTCTCCAACCGGGCCAAAGAACTGGCTTTTTACCAGGGTTTTGCTGGTTCCTACCAAACCGTCCCGGGATATTTGGACGTGGCCGTCATGCCAGGGATCGGTGCCCACCCTGAAGTGAGACACGAAAGTTTAATCCCGATGGATGGATATAATCACTGGGCGCTGAGCAACACTTGGGACGGACAAGTGTGTTTTTCCAAAGAGCAGAGTCAACAAAGCCACCTCTGGAAGTCGCCCTTCCCAG AAGTGGTGCCACTCCAACCGGAAGTCAGCAGCTACCGACGTGGCCGCAAGAAGCGAGTGCCATACACCAAGATGCAGCTAAAAGAGCTGGAAAAGGAGTACGCGTCCAACAAATTCATCACCAAAGACAAAAGGAGAAGAATCTCCACAGTCACAAACCTCTCTGAGAGACAAGTTACCATCTGGTTTCAGAACCGACGAGTCAAGGAAAAGAAAATCGTCTGCAAACCGAAGTCCGGCGGCCATGTGCATGCTAACTAA